The Globicephala melas chromosome X, mGloMel1.2, whole genome shotgun sequence genome window below encodes:
- the MSN gene encoding moesin: MPKTINVRVTTMDAELEFAIQPNTTGKQLFDQVVKTIGLREVWFFGLQYQDTKGFSTWLKLNKKVTAQDVRKESPLLFKFRAKFYPEDVSEELIQDITQRLFFLQVKEGILNDDIYCPPETAVLLASYAVQSKYGDFNKEVHKSGYLAGDKLLPQRVLEQHKLNKDQWEERIQVWHEEHRGMLREDAVLEYLKIAQDLEMYGVNYFSIKNKKGSELWLGVDALGLNIYEQNDRLTPKIGFPWSEIRNISFNDKKFVIKPIDKKAPDFVFYAPRLRINKRILALCMGNHELYMRRRKPDTIEVQQMKAQAREEKHQKQMERALLENEKKKREMAEKEKEKIEREKEELMERLKQIEEQTKKAQQELEEQTRRALELEQERKRAQSEAEKLAKERQEAEEAKEALLQASRDQKKTQEQLALEMAELTSRISQLEMARQKKESEAVEWQQKAQMVQEDLEKTRAELKTAMSTPHVAEPAENEQDEQDENGAEASAELRADAMAKDRSEEERTTEAEKNERVQKHLKALTSELANARDESKKTANDMIHAENMRLGRDKYKTLRQIRQGNTKQRIDEFESM, translated from the exons ATCAATGTGCGTGTGACCACCATGGACGCAGAGCTGGAATTTGCCATTCAGCCCAACACCACTGGCAAGCAGCTGTTTGACCAG gtGGTGAAAACTATCGGCCTGAGGGAAGTTTGGTTTTTTGGTCTGCAGTACCAGGACACTAAGGGTTTCTCTACTTGGCTAAAACTCAATAAGAAG GTGACTGCCCAGGATGTGCGGAAGGAAAGCCCCCTGCTTTTCAAGTTCCGGGCTAAGTTCTACCCTGAGGATGTATCCGAGGAATTGATCCAGGACATCACACAGCGACTATTCTTCCTGCAAGTGAAGGAGGGCATTCTCAATGATGATATTTACTGCCCACCTGAGACTGCTGTGTTGCTGGCCTCCTATGCTGTCCAGTCCAAGTATGGTGACTTCAATAAGGAAGTCCACAAGTCTGGCTACTTGGCCGGGGACAAGTTGCTGCCACAGAG GGTCCTGGAACAGCACAAACTTAACAAGGACCAGTGGGAGGAACGTATCCAGGTGTGGCATGAGGAGCACCGGGGCATGCTCAG GGAGGATGCTGTCCTGGAGTATCTGAAGATTGCCCAGGATCTGGAGATGTATGGTGTGAACTACTTCAGCATCAAGAACAAGAAAGGCTCAGAGCTGTGGCTGGGAGTAGATGCCCTGGGTCTCAACATCTATGAGCAGAATGACAG ACTGACTCCTAAGATAGGCTTCCCCTGGAGTGAAATCAGGAACATCTCTTTTAATGACAAGAAATTTGTCATCAAGCCCATTGACAAAAAAGCCCCG GACTTCGTCTTCTATGCTCCTCGGCTGCGGATTAACAAGCGGATCTTGGCTCTGTGTATGGGGAACCATGAGCTATACATGCGCCGCCGCAAGCCCGACACAATCGAGGTGCAGCAGATGAAGGCACAGGCCCGGGAGGAGAAGCACCAGAAACAGATGGAGCG tGCTCTGCtggaaaatgagaagaagaaaCGTGAGATggcagaaaaggagaaggagaagattgAACGGGAAAAGGAGGAACTGATGGAGAGGCTGAAGCAGATCGAGGAACAGACTAAGAAGGCTCAACAAG AACTGGAAGAACAGACCCGCAGGGCTCTGGAACTTGAACAGGAGCGGAAGCGTGCCCAGAGCGAGGCTGAGAAACTGGCCAAAGAGCGTCAAGAAGCTGAAGAGGCCAAGGAGGCCCTGTTGCAGGCCTCCCGGGACCAGAAGAAGACCCAGGAACAACTG GCCTTGGAAATGGCAGAGCTGACATCTCGGATCTCCCAGCTGGAGATGGCCCGACAGAAAAAGGAGAGTGAGGCTGTGGAATGGCAGCAGAAG GCTCAGATGGTACAAGAAGACTTGGAGAAGACCCGTGCAGAGCTGAAGACTGCCATGAGCACGCCTCATGTGGCAGAGCCTGCCGAGAATGAGCAGGATGAGCAGGATGAGAACGGTGCAGAGGCCAGCGCTGAACTGCGGGCTGATGCCATGGCCAAGGATCGCAGCGAGGAGGAACGTACCACTGAGGCAGAGAAGAATGAGCGTGTGCAGAAGCACCTGAAG GCCCTCACTTCAGAGCTGGCCAATGCCCGTGATGAGTCCAAGAAGACTGCTAATGACATGATCCATGCTGAAAACATGCGACTGGGTCGAGACAAGTACAAGACCCTGCGCCAAATCCGGCAGGGCAATACTAAGCAGCGCATTGATGAGTTTGAGTCCATGTAA